aaacaaaaaagagagagaatctCAAAATGTTCTGAAGAAAGATTCAAACCTAAACAGAGTAATGACTtttgttcttccttcttcttcacgaaCTTTTGAAACTgtagggttttcttttttggtttatttggtcaACGTGATTTGCTGGGTTTAAGCAACCATAAAAAGTGGAAATTATAGgcttaaatgtttttttttttttgaatgatttcaaaattatacaATCGTTACATTTAACCTCGTATTAATTCCTAAATTATCTCCCTAATAAATTACTGTTTTAAttgtacaaaattaaaataaataaataaaactttaagCACTCAATGAGTATCTCATCATAATTACTTTCGCTAATTATTCGGAATcgtttattataaaaaaggaaTACACGATTAATATCATTTACACCATAATTCGGTTATGCCGTTCTGGTATCTTTCAAAATCTCATATCTTGAAGATTTAAAAAGACATGCTATGTATGTTTAAATCGGAAAtgtttgctatatatattgttttttttttttaaaagaatcttTGGTATATGAGATTTTgcaattttcttttcaatacGAAACTATCAAAATAATAACGTAAATAAAGATAGTAGTCAATCatcaaatctattttttaataccGTATCATAACAAAACCTAAATCAGTGgactatttaaatatttataatttttgagtagccaaatcaaaaccaagaaaacaaaaacacagtttctttaattatgtccaTTTTCTTCTACAATTAGTGGCACTTTTTTAACGGTAAATGATTCATAACTTTATACTCAAACCGGAGCTTTTGTTGGTTATAGTTACAGggtaaaaattgtatattttcaacaacaaaaaattgtatattttttaataaattaagattTGAGCCTTTTAACACTAAAACTCCGTATAATTCACAAACTAAGTTGATATGATACGATTCGACGAGGTGGCTATGTTAAATAATAGTTTCAATCTAGAATCCATGCAAATATTGAAGGAACCTCTTTGAGAAATTAAACTCCACTCGATTTACCTTAAGAAGAAACTCCTCTTTCACACTAGCTAGCGTCACATATTATACAGAGAAAGCCTTATGAGACATAAGCATATCCGAGGCAGATCGAAAGTGAAAGAGAgcagacagagagagagatattgaagCTCTACAAGATATTTGAGATAGTGATCAATTGGTCAATGTGATAAGTACATTAACGAGaaataggaaaataattttttgaaggCACTCACTCTCACTTACGTAATTGGAATTTTACATctctatattataaatatttatagacTTTCATGCACTATATTGGAAGATACCATCAAGTTATTGCGTGGATTGTACGGTACCATTAAGGATAAGATTAACAATGTTTCATACATTTTAAGAATCGGACTAATTCTATACAAATGCAGTTCCAAGGAGTACACAACGACGAATACCATCAAGTGACACTGTTGACTGTACATATTTCGTGGAGTCTCTATGAGATACAAGACTCCACTCTGTTTCTTTTAAAGAATGTTTTACATTTGAGACTCTAGAAACTCCAAGATGGCCAAACCGACTGCACCAACATCGTCATCCAACACATGTTCTGCCGGAGAATGACTTATTCCTCCACGACACCGGACGAACAACATTCCCACCTGccgggaaaaaaaaatccctttTAAGTGTATGAACCAAGGGACAAACCCACAGCTTATAAGCCCTAAAACATGTGGATATCTTTTGCAACATCCTAAAAGTGTTTGGACTAGCAATAAAGTCTTGCTCATTGGTTTTCAAGTGAGGAAGATGTTTGTGAACTCAAGGGAGATAAGCCTTTTACACTAAGAAGTCTGAGTTTCAATTCAATTACCTTAGTTAAGTAGGACATAGCCATAGCATCATGTCCTGCTCCGCTCATTAGCACGGGGACCTCTTCTTGGACCTCTCCTGTCATCTTCTTAAGGGCACTCTGAGCTGCCGATTTCAGCTGTGAACTCAAATGCGGGTCTGACATTACTGCGTCCGCATCGTGCTGCAATGATGATAAATCGGGGACaagttggtaagaagaagatcatgAGGGAGTATAAGGTTTTAAGAATTCTACAACAACATTTACCTTTCTTTCAATGGAGCACAAAAGCGATCTTTTATCACATATCTTGTACATCCTAGTTGATAAGTCATGGAGAATAGCATTGCGTCCTACATCATCTATCGTACGTAAATCCACAGTGAAAGTTACCTGAATTCATTCCATTCATCTCCATGAAATCATTTGGAGCTCATCCACAAGACCAATAGAGATAACTAAGACGTATGGGTAAAAAGAAGAGATTAGTTTCCATTCTCTTACCTGGCCTGGGATGACATTGCTAGCACTAGGCCACGTTGAGATTTCTCCAACAGTACAAACAAGTGAATTAGCAAGTGATTCTATTGTGTCCTCATTGCATTGACCGTTGCAAGATAAGTAACCTTTAGGGTTTTTGCAAACACTTTCCAATAGTACAATCAGTTCTGCGGCACCAGTCATAGGGTCCTGACGCATTGACATAGGAACTGTTCCAGCATGTCCTTGAGATCCTTTTACAGTAACCTGTAGAATTCTGTCCATTTGGGTTTCAAGTAGCCTTCTCCAAGATTATACATGAATTTTTAGCTGTGAATACGTTACCTTGAGTCTTGTCTGCCCTGCAATTCCTTTTACTACTCCTAAAGGATAACCAACCCATTCAAGCACCGGCCCTTGCTCGATGTGAAcctacaagaaaacattcatATTCAACAATCATTATACCACTCTTGAAGGctcaaattcatcaaaaatacAAGACAAAACCTTGCTAAATTATGATTTACCTCTACATATCCCCAAATAGATGCAGGATCATACTTCAGCTGCATTAAATTTTCCACTGTTATGTCTATGTCATTCTCTTTAAGAGCATCTTGCACAGAAATACCACTGAGCGAATGAATATGGAAAAAGTGAGTAGGTATACTCAATCTacataaggagaagaagataaggtCCTCGAATGAAACCTTTTATCAGTAACCTCCAACCGAGAAACTGGCATGATTCCAGCCAGAGCAGCACTGCCTAGGAAGGTACACTGAAACCTCACTCCTTCCTCATCACTAAATGCAATCACCTGATAAGAATGTACATAACATaggtttcttgtttataatttCCACTggttacaaaaaataaattcatgcGGTATATATGTCTGGACAAACCTCAACAGGTCGCTTTAGTTCAGCCAATTTGCCATTTGCTTTTAGAACCTTTAATGCAGAGATTGCAGAAATAATTCCTAGTGAGCCATCATATTTACCGGCATCAATAACAGTGTCCTGTTGACACAAAAGCAAGATACAATTTTCAGCATTATCATCTCATTCAAGATTCACAGTTTCACACCACAGGTAACAAAAAACAGAATTGTGAATTACCATATGGGAACCAATTAGAAGAGCCTGTGAGCTTCCATTCTTTGGCTCCACTCGACCATGTAAATTGCCCATGTAATCAACccatctgcaaaaaaaaaaaaacaaatttcatctACTAAAGAAAGTTTTGTAGATAACTccataaacaacaaaagagagTAGCTTTAATAAACTAACGTTGATAAACCGGCATCTTCCATCCATCCCCGGAGAAGATCTATTGCTCTTATGGATGCTGGACTCATAAAAGTTCTTTCTAGGTGGGAAACTGCATCACTCACCTGtgaatttaagaaaattacaccaaaaaaaaaaaaaaaaactaagatataTATCTAATGTTCAGTAATAAAGAAGCATTCACTTCTAAGATAACATTAGCTGGATTCAGTATAAGAAACTTAGGAATAGTTTCATCAGACTGGGAACAGCcagaaaagagttttaaaagtatTGATTAAATTAAGAGCAACCCTGAGAGACAACGACACCACCGTCAAACTAGCTTATCAATCATGTTGgtcaaacaagaaaacaaacattcCAAGACATATCTCATAACAAGGTATAACTTTTCTACTAGAGATTTAGAATACAGATGGAAGAGTACAAATCTTGAAAACAGAGAACAAGTGAAGGCTAAAAGCgagtttaaaattttctttgatGAGTATACCTGTCCAAGCTCGTGTAACCTTGCAACAGATTCGTCTCTTAGGATCGCCTGATGCAGATCGTGCTTCGTCCCTTCTGTTTCACCGATTCCTTTTTTCGATAATCataccaaataaaatcaaattcggtaagaaacagagcaaagagaTAAACAGAGAGCAGATCATTACATTATAAACACACAGAatcaaaaaaattgagaaaaggagaatttttttaaaacgaattTAGTTGGTGCAGACATTGTGAAACAAGAACAACACTAGCTAGACAGAATCTAATCTAACAAGACTGAGAGAGAGAATGTTCcggaataaaaattaaaaaaaaaaaatcctctttttAAAGATTCAATTGATTTCGAATCAATCGGATATATTTACCgagagagatttgagaagacgacgacgaagacgaggcagaggaagaagaagaagacgccgatgatgaagaggaggaggaggagagagcgAGAGGAGATAGCAGAGAAAACACGAGACACCAGAATAGCACAAGcgaaggatgatgatgatggttatgATGATGGAAGCTAGTGTGATGGACATGGGAAAAGAAATGATGAGATctagaggaggaggaagaagaaggagaaggatgaGGAACCGCCATGGCTGCCGAATGCgaaagagcttttttttttctgaacgaCGATGAAAACAAAGACAGCCACGGAACGGAACCACCACTCGCTGTGATGTGCTGTGATGataaaacagagagacaaaGACGATGAAAGGGATCACCTTTTTATTATGGCTTCCATGGCTgagagatgaagagaagaagaagagagagagagagaggacgagGCGGCTGGTGGGTACCCACTAGTCCAACTTGGACGTCAGATGGGGCCCATCGAAATACATGACGTGGCGATTGTCAGTGGAATCTTGTGGAGAAGGTTACATGTGGGTGAGGAAGGATTCATGTGCATTCCAAATGGACAAAACACATACTAATATAtctctgcttctttttttttttttttgggtatagtttattatttattagtgcACTAtgaaatttaaacaaatcaaatcaatatCGATAGGCGTTAAAAAACAACATTCATCAATTATATCGCCTAACATAAGACGTCTAATCATAacttttttacattttgttagacggttttaatctttttacaaTATAGCAAAATGATCAAATTATATGATCATTCTGAATTTCTGATACTGTTTAAATTTCAGAAATTGTCAATCCAACAACgatttggtaatatatatatgtctagaaCAGTTTTAAGCCGTCTAATTTTTTCGTTTCTATCGCCGATCATAATGTTTAACAAGTTacctaaacaaaattaagaatccCAATATTATCAATTCATTTTGACTACTTGAGTAATTTATGTTTCTTCCACAATTGATccgttttctttatttttctacattttGGAAGTTTTGTGCCCTTCCTTGAAAGTAGTAGTTTAGTTAGGAGTATTTTAAATGTCAAGTAGTGATTCGTGAGTCGTGATGCACTTTTTCTTCTACGTATAAGGCAAATATGCGAGTATGTGACTGTGACCCACCAACCAATAACGAAGATTCTAGTATCCGACCAGTAGCCACGTGATCGACGCACGTGACACCCTTGGTTcggttattatatttttactccatttcaaaatataaaatgttttgagtgaaacagattaagaaataatcactttaaaaaaattcaaccaatcataaacaaaactgcataaaataaataataaaaaaatagaaaaataatctaaaagttacttaaaaattgaaaacatcttatattataaaacaaaaaaaaatctataaaacatcatatattatgaacaGAGACTATGATGTAACGCTTCATTAAAATTTAGCAATTTACTAACAAAAACTTGATAGTGATTAGATTACCAACATAACTAATTCAGTGATGTActtatatatagtctttttgTATGGGTGGATATTAAAGACTTAAAATTAGTTCAAAATCCATGTATCTCGGATGCATTTCAGGTGACTAAATATTATCAACAACTTACTTGATCGTTGTGGTTGGACACTTAAATTATGATTAATCAACTTAGGGACAACACGTAAACCATTTTGTTCATTTGATTAATCCGAGTCGATATGATTTTAAATCATCCAAATTTTggaagaaacatattttaatttgccCGACTTTAATTATTGCATTACCTAGTCATGCACTTTAACACAATTCgttaaataataaaactaatagGTCATATAATTGTTACATGGACATGTTTGTTGTTGATATGACAAATCTGTTTTCAGGGTATCCAACTAttattttacaaacaaaaaagtacatACTTAATTTGCAATTATAACAGTATTTAACATTTTGCTTACCTAGTAGATTGACTGAGTGTTTAGCTAACTCACTTAGTGCGGAAACAACTGAAACGAGATCGAGATCTATCGTAAGTGGTGAGCCCAATAATGAAGATTTGCCTCGAATTATCGAAATTTGTTTAACCGGACCTCTTAgctgaaccgaaccgaaatcgGCAGACCGGTTTTGGTCATAGAagacttaattttgttttgtatgttcTTTCTGTATTcgtgagaagagaagaggagtcTCCGCTTCATCAAGCGTATGGCGTGAAAATTTGTAAACCTTTCGGTTTGAAAGATTTAAATTTGTCaacctccttctcttcttcggTTTCTTCTTCGAAAACCCTAGAACTGAAGAAGGTTTGTAAAAACCATGGAGAAGGTTTCAGCAGCTTGCGCCATGGAATGGAGCATCAAGCTCGAGAAATCTCTTCGTTCTAAAAACCCAGGTAACTTAATTCGTTACACTTTTCAATTATGATGAATCCTtaattgagaaaaatatattctttaggATTAAAGAGGTTGCTTTGCTTTATTTAGTGAATGTAAGAAGTTCTTGTTGTCTACTCTGGGAACTATGGAAaagttaaagttttgatttttttggggaTGTTTATATCAGTTAGAGCCGTGGAAGCTATCTTAGAGACTGGTGAGAAGCTTGAACAATGGAGCAAAGAACCGGAATCTGTAATTGCTGTTtacaatttatttggtttagttCCTGAAGAAGATAGGCTCTTTGCCAATACTATCTTGTTGAGGCTAGTTGACGCGTTTTGTGTTGGAGATAAGCTTGTGAAGGTAGCTGTTGTCCGGGTTTTTATGTCTATGTTCAAGCTATATCGAAGGAAGAACGTAAGTGAATCTGCAACTTGGTTTTTGTCAAAGGCTAGGGTGTATAACCACTTGGAACTTCTTAAACGAGTTAAGAATGTTTATGACAAGGGTGATACTGAGACAAAAGCTTTGGCTTTGATTCTGTTTGGTTGTTGGAGAGATTTCGCTTGCGAATTTGCTCCGGTTCGGTACTTGATTTTCACCAGTATGGTTTCTTCACATGAGCTGGAGGTAACCATAGCTCATTtcagttatttttcttttctgctTGGAATGATACATAAAAGTTACAGTTATTTTTAATCACGCATTTGGTATTGTGTTCTGCGGCTAGTGTTTCTTACAAGTCATGAGGGCTTGTTTAATTGTTAAGTGtgaattttgtaacaaataattCACATCTGGACATTTTAAGTTTCACTG
The sequence above is a segment of the Camelina sativa cultivar DH55 chromosome 10, Cs, whole genome shotgun sequence genome. Coding sequences within it:
- the LOC104718300 gene encoding allantoate deiminase-like isoform X2 — its product is MAVPHPSPSSSSSSRSHHFFSHVHHTSFHHHNHHHHPSLVLFWCLVFSLLSPLALSSSSSSSSASSSSSSASSSSSSSQISLGIGETEGTKHDLHQAILRDESVARLHELGQVSDAVSHLERTFMSPASIRAIDLLRGWMEDAGLSTWVDYMGNLHGRVEPKNGSSQALLIGSHMDTVIDAGKYDGSLGIISAISALKVLKANGKLAELKRPVEVIAFSDEEGVRFQCTFLGSAALAGIMPVSRLEVTDKSGISVQDALKENDIDITVENLMQLKYDPASIWGYVEVHIEQGPVLEWVGYPLGVVKGIAGQTRLKVTVKGSQGHAGTVPMSMRQDPMTGAAELIVLLESVCKNPKGYLSCNGQCNEDTIESLANSLVCTVGEISTWPSASNVIPGQDAMLFSMTYQLGCTRYVIKDRFCAPLKESTMRTQ
- the LOC104718300 gene encoding allantoate deiminase-like isoform X1, which encodes MAVPHPSPSSSSSSRSHHFFSHVHHTSFHHHNHHHHPSLVLFWCLVFSLLSPLALSSSSSSSSASSSSSSASSSSSSSQISLGIGETEGTKHDLHQAILRDESVARLHELGQVSDAVSHLERTFMSPASIRAIDLLRGWMEDAGLSTWVDYMGNLHGRVEPKNGSSQALLIGSHMDTVIDAGKYDGSLGIISAISALKVLKANGKLAELKRPVEVIAFSDEEGVRFQCTFLGSAALAGIMPVSRLEVTDKSGISVQDALKENDIDITVENLMQLKYDPASIWGYVEVHIEQGPVLEWVGYPLGVVKGIAGQTRLKVTVKGSQGHAGTVPMSMRQDPMTGAAELIVLLESVCKNPKGYLSCNGQCNEDTIESLANSLVCTVGEISTWPSASNVIPGQVTFTVDLRTIDDVGRNAILHDLSTRMYKICDKRSLLCSIERKHDADAVMSDPHLSSQLKSAAQSALKKMTGEVQEEVPVLMSGAGHDAMAMSYLTKVGMLFVRCRGGISHSPAEHVLDDDVGAVGLAILEFLESQM